A single Chryseobacterium sp. DNA region contains:
- a CDS encoding MFS transporter: protein MDNQPQKISVTEKVGYSLGDLAANLVFQTLVTYLTYFYTDIYGLKAEDASVITLTVGLIAGFGFNPLIGALADRTSSRWGKFRPWILFTAVPLGIAALLAFSTPHFSYQGKMIYAAVTYSLLLLLYASNNLPYAALSGVITGDMGERNSISSYRFVAVMFAQFFVQVFMLPIILSVGHGDKAQGIETVMTWLAVIGSVMLLITFFTTKERIIPKPEQKSSLKEDLKDLFQNRPWIIMLTVTAFIFITLAMKGGSYVYYFNNYVDENALKSFISPITSFFNSVGMNFFGEDPKSAGFGLFNAGGIVMMIVGITFSKKLADRYGKRDTFIASLFISTLFILFFILYPPKAVGIMFLSQIVHGFFYGISTPLLWAMIADVADYSEWKNNRRATAIIFSAMMVGLKVGLSIGSSLVALIIGKYGYISVHGNEQVIQPETVAAGAKMLVSIFPSIPFFIACGLLLLYKINKKMEVQIERDLAERRK, encoded by the coding sequence ATGGATAATCAGCCACAAAAAATATCGGTAACAGAGAAAGTGGGATACAGCCTGGGAGACCTGGCAGCCAACCTTGTTTTCCAGACCTTAGTTACCTACCTTACCTATTTTTATACCGATATTTACGGATTAAAAGCAGAGGATGCCTCTGTGATCACTCTTACGGTGGGTTTAATCGCTGGGTTTGGTTTTAACCCGCTTATAGGAGCGCTGGCAGACCGTACAAGCTCACGATGGGGGAAATTCCGTCCGTGGATCTTATTTACCGCAGTACCGCTTGGTATTGCTGCGTTGTTAGCCTTCAGCACACCTCATTTTTCTTATCAGGGCAAAATGATCTATGCGGCGGTGACCTATTCATTATTATTGTTATTATATGCTTCCAATAACTTACCCTACGCAGCTTTGAGCGGTGTTATTACAGGAGATATGGGGGAAAGGAACAGTATTTCTTCCTACCGTTTTGTTGCAGTAATGTTTGCACAGTTTTTTGTACAGGTGTTTATGCTGCCTATTATTTTATCTGTTGGTCATGGAGACAAGGCGCAGGGAATTGAGACTGTAATGACATGGCTGGCTGTGATTGGCTCTGTAATGCTGCTGATCACCTTTTTTACCACCAAAGAAAGAATCATTCCCAAACCTGAGCAGAAATCAAGTCTGAAAGAAGATTTAAAAGATTTATTTCAAAACAGGCCGTGGATCATTATGCTTACTGTGACAGCATTTATATTTATCACCCTGGCAATGAAAGGAGGATCTTATGTATACTATTTTAACAATTATGTGGATGAAAATGCACTGAAGAGTTTTATCTCGCCCATTACATCATTTTTTAATTCTGTAGGGATGAATTTCTTCGGGGAAGATCCAAAGTCTGCAGGATTCGGATTGTTTAATGCCGGAGGAATTGTGATGATGATTGTAGGAATCACATTCTCTAAAAAACTGGCAGACCGATATGGAAAACGGGACACTTTTATTGCGTCATTATTCATCTCTACCCTGTTTATCCTGTTCTTTATATTGTATCCTCCGAAAGCGGTGGGAATCATGTTTTTATCACAGATTGTACACGGATTCTTTTACGGAATCAGCACTCCGCTTTTATGGGCCATGATTGCTGATGTGGCCGATTATTCAGAATGGAAGAACAACCGCAGGGCAACGGCCATTATTTTCTCTGCAATGATGGTGGGATTAAAGGTAGGTCTCAGCATAGGAAGCTCTCTGGTAGCACTGATTATAGGAAAATACGGATACATTTCGGTACATGGTAACGAACAGGTTATTCAGCCTGAAACAGTGGCGGCAGGAGCGAAAATGCTCGTGAGCATATTTCCTTCAATACCGTTTTTCATTGCATGCGGCCTGCTTTTATTGTATAAGATCAACAAAAAAATGGAAGTTCAGATCGAAAGGGATCTGGCTGAAAGAAGAAAATAA